CATCATTTTTACCCACCCACTAACTAAAGAGGCTAAACACAAAAAAAAGAAAAACAACTCCTATAATAGAAGCGTTTCCCTTAAATGACTTTATTATTTAATTTACTTATCTTTTTTTATTTAGTAACAGTGCCAGCAGCTTCAGTAGTTACAGGAGTAGCTTCAGGGTTAATTTTCATAGCTTCTTTAACTGTTTTAAGTCCCGTATCAATCGTATTTCTTATTGCTATTGTAAGTGTATTTAATACTTTAGCAACTGCACTAACTGCTATACCTTGAACTAAAGCAGCAATATCATTAGTTTGCCCATTAGCAAATTTACCACCGTTAGCCATAGCTCTTAACGCTATACCTCCCGCTATGGCAACATCTCTGGCATCACTATCAGCAATAGGACTAGTACCTGAAACTGTTGCATTGTTAATAGCTAACTTAGCAGCATCCCCCTTATCTTTAACCATAGCTTGCAATATATCAGCACCGGTTACTGCTGCAACAGCTTTTGATGCATCGTTAGCAGCATCTTTTGCATTACTATCAATATTAGAAGCAGTTCCATCAAACAATTTCCTTGCATCTGTACCAGTACTCCTACTAGAGCTCTCTTGAGCTTTCTTAGTATCACCAGCCTCAGAGTTTCCTTTACCTTGAAGCACTACATCTACAATGCCTTTAATTCCCTCTACCAGTTCACCTACTTTAGTACCAGGAACTCCACCAGCCTTGGAAGCAGCAGCCTTAGCAACATTACCAAGTAGGTCTTCACCTGTAGTACCAATAGCATCACTAACAGTCTTAGCTCCTTTAATTATTGTATCAAGTTTTTCACTAACCAATTTTTCTACTTCTTTTTTAACAGCATCAGCATTAGGATTATTTTCTTTTTCCATATTAGCAACAATTTCCTTAAGCTTATCTTTAGTTCCTTGTACAGTGTCTTGTACTTTTTTAAAATACTTCCCAACATCAGATTTTTTAGTATCCTTATTAAACCCTAAAACAGTACCTGTCATCTCTCCAAAAGAAGTGAAGATATTTAAGAAGTCATTACCTAAATTAGCAAGTGAGGATAAGAAAGTATTTCTCTTTTCAAGTTCTTCTATTCCATTATTACAAGAAAGGAATAGAGAAATAAATAATGTTGCACAAATACTTTTTATTCTAATATTTTAATATTTATTTTCATATATTACGTGCCTCCCTCCTTATTTCCCTCACCTTAACCAAAGAGGCTAGATATAAAAAAAGAGAAACAATATCCTCTAAATAAAAGGCAACTTGTTCCTCTTAAATGACTCTATTATTTAATTATTTATAGCGTATTAATTCTGCTTGTTTACTTTTTAGTTTCAGAAATATTATTATCAGAAATTACAGGAGTATCATCAGGATTAATCTTCATTGCTTTTTTAACTTCCTTAAGTCCTTCATCAATTGTCTTTCTTATTGCAATAGTCAATGTACTTAATGCTTTAGTAACTGCACTTATTGCTGCGCCTTTAATCGCATCAGCAGCCTCATCAGTCTTGGAATTAGGACCAGCAAATTTGCCATCTTTTGCCATTGCTCTTAATGTTATAGTACCTGCAATAATTCCATCTTTTTTATTATCTCCACTGGATTTAATCATAGCTTTCAAGATGTCAGCACCAGTTACTGCTCCCACAGCTTTAACCGCATCAGCTGCCGCTTTTTTTGAATTAGCAGCATCTCCAGCATGAGTACTATTATCAAACAACTTTCCCGCTTCACCAGCAGTAGTACCACCGGTTCTTTTAGTAAGGTTTTCAGCCTTTTTATCATCCCCAGCTTCAGCATTACCCTCATTTTTAAGAACTACATCTACTATATCTTTAATTCCTTTTATTAAGCTCTCAATTTTACCCTCAACACCTGCAGGAGAACTAGCATCAGCAACATTACCAATTGGGTCACTAGCATCAGCAATAGCATCACTAACAGCCTTAGCTCCTTTAATTATATTATCTAATTTGTCATTTAAAGTTATTACAGCAGCCTTTGTTCCAGAAGCGTTACGATTGTTTTCTTTTTCCATATTAGCAACAATTTCATCAAGCGTTGTCCTAGTTATTGTTAAGCTCTTTTCTATATTCTTAAAGTAATCTTTAACATCAGACTTTTTAGTTTCAGTATTAAACCCTAAAACACTATTAGACATCTCACCAAAAGAAGTAAAAATATCTAAGAAGTCATTACCTAACTTAGCAATTGAAGAGTAGAACTGCTTATCCTTCTGAAGTTTTTCTAATTCCTCCCCTGAATTATTACAAGAAAGGAATAAAGAGATAAATAATGTTGCACAAATACTTTTTATATTTATATTTTTAATATTTATTTTCATATATTACTTGCCTCCATTATCACTATCTCTTAACTAAAAAGGTTATACACAAAAAAGGACAACAACTCTTACAAAGAGAAGTGTTTTTCTTTAACGACTTTATTATTTAGTTTACTTATCTTTTATTAAATCTAAATTCTAAATTACTGATTATTAGCTTCAGTAGTTAAAGGAATAGTTTTAGGATTAATTTTTATAACTTACTTTAAATTAAAAAATAGAAGGCAACTTAGAATTACCTCTAAACTTACCTTCTACTCCTACTTGTAAATAATCAACTTAATTCGTATTTTATTGCTGACCTAACTCTGAAACCGATATTTTTGAAGTTCTTGCCTGATCTATTTTTTCTTTTACTGCTTTAAGAATATTTTTTACTGCCTTTTTAATTATATCTTCTACCGCTCCCAATAACTTATTTACCGCTGTTACTCCTGATGCTTGTACTGTTTTATCATCACCACTATTATTTGCAGCTAATGTGCTTGTCTTAACTAATGAACGTAATGCTATTCCTCCTGCTACTGCAGCTGCTTTAGCATCATCTTGTGCTAAGTAATCTCCACCTTTATTCCCTCTTGCAAAACTCATAGCAGTTGTCTCTCCAGTTGCATTTTTTGTTAATTGTGGATCCTCTTCTTTTGAATTAACTATCGATGCTAGCATTTCCGCCCCACTTACTTTTGACAGTATTACTGCTGCTTTATCTCCCACTGCTGCTCCTGGTTTGTGAGACTGATCTGTAGCTAATATCTTAGCTCCATCCTTACTATTAGTTGCTTGTAATGTTATAGATCCTGATTCTAATGCTTTAATACTTCCATCTGTTATAGCAATATCCACTATCCCTTTTAACGCTTTATATACCTTCTTTAATGCAGCATCATCTGCTGCTTTTCCTTCCTTAGCGCTACTACTAGTATTTTCTGTCTCACCTACTTTTTGATTAGCATCACCTATATCCTTTAAAGACTCTAGATGTCCTTTTAATGTATCTAAAACCCCCTTAGCTGTATCAACTGCTTCTTTAATTGCCTTATTTAACAGACCATCTGTATCAACATCTGCTACTGCTTTTACTGCTACTTCTTCTAATTGATCTGCTGCTTTTCCAAGTTTCTCACCTAACCCGCTAAAATATTCTCCTATTTTATTTTTAGTTGTCCCTGCGGTTACTCTTAATCCTAATGTATCTGATATAAGATCAATAAAAGAATAAAAAGCATCTTCAGCGCTCCTACCTACATCCATTAGTACTGTATTTAATCTTTGTTCAGCTTCTGCACTCTCTCCTGAATTATTACAAGAAAGAAATAGAGAGATAAATAATGTTGCACAAATACTTTTTATATTTATATTTTTAATATTTTTAGTCATATATTACGTGCCTCCTTTCATCCTATCCTTAACTAAAGAGACTAGACACAAATAAAAAAAGGAAAACCACTCTCCTATAAAAGAAAAGTGTTTCCCCCAAATAACTTTTTTAGTTATCTATTTCTTATTATTTATTTAGTTTGAAGATTGATCCACTTAATTCTTAGCAGCACTAATCTCTGTAGAACCACCAATAATCTAAGAATACTTTATTCCTTCATCAGTCTTTCTTACTTTCTATAGATTACTACTTACTGTTTTCCTAATTATTACATCAAGTATTTCTAATACCTATTTACTACTTCATTTATCACTAGTTCACTTAATTGACTACACCAATAATATTATCAGTGACAGCTCAGTACTTATAATGAAATATATTTCCAATCATTGAAATGATAGCCCTTAAAATATAGCGCCTATACTAGGTAAACCTTTTGCTTCATGTTTACCATAATTTTTATCTTTGTATTATATACAAAAAAAATATCAAAAAGTATAACATCTATGAAAATTTCATCAATTAATTTATTAGCAAAATCAAATTATCGTTTCAATGTATCATCAACGTTAAGTATAAGTCTTTGTTTTTCTTTTATAATTAAACCTCTACCCATCAAGTCTGATAAATATTGCCTGATTCTATACTCAGATATATTTGTCTCTTTATTAATTTTCCTTAAAGGCTTTATTGTACGCTTATCATCTTCTAAATTAGATGCAATAAATCCAAGTACTTCTTCAACCCTTTGCAAGGGTTTTTTATATTTTCTTGAACTTGAAATTTGACGATTTTTAATCTTTTCCTTAACACCAACCCCACTTCCTGTAGGTAATGGAACTAAGTGTAACAACTTTTGTTCATAAAATTTATGATACGCATTTTGTATTATGCAAAATACCATTGCTAAAAATATATCTAGACAAACAGACAATAATAATAATAAATAAACAAAAACTATATTAAGATAATCATCTCCAGCAATAACAGCAGATGTTCCATTTAAAACATTAGCTGCCTTAAACTTATTATTATTTACAGCCGCCCTTTCAATTAAACTGCTAAGCTTCAACCTCAAATCCTGCAAAGATTCTAAATACTCATTCCTTTGATTAAATAACTCCTTATTCTCCCTACTTGCATTCTCAATCTCTCTCATGTAATCTTGCTTCATGGTTTTATACCTATAATCCAAGCTTAAATGCTTATTTTTAGCAAACTCTATACGATCATTGTTATTCTGAATCTTAATATCAATACTAGCTATTTCACCTTCAATTATCTTCTCTTTATCAAAGAGTAGCTTACGCATACCTTCCTCTTTTGCTATCTGACTCTTTTGAGTACTCAAAACAGTGTCCTTAATAGTATCTTCAAACATCAGGCTAAAGAAACTCTCAAAACTCATCCATGAACTTACAGATTGCGCTATAAGGCCTATCACTAATAATACAAATATTGCTATTTTTTCTAAGTATGCAAATACTGAAATCCTAACACTACCTTCAGTAACACGCTTCCTTAACAAATGTAAAAAATATAATAATATTGAAGAC
This genomic stretch from Borrelia coriaceae harbors:
- a CDS encoding variable large family protein, which gives rise to MTKNIKNINIKSICATLFISLFLSCNNSGESAEAEQRLNTVLMDVGRSAEDAFYSFIDLISDTLGLRVTAGTTKNKIGEYFSGLGEKLGKAADQLEEVAVKAVADVDTDGLLNKAIKEAVDTAKGVLDTLKGHLESLKDIGDANQKVGETENTSSSAKEGKAADDAALKKVYKALKGIVDIAITDGSIKALESGSITLQATNSKDGAKILATDQSHKPGAAVGDKAAVILSKVSGAEMLASIVNSKEEDPQLTKNATGETTAMSFARGNKGGDYLAQDDAKAAAVAGGIALRSLVKTSTLAANNSGDDKTVQASGVTAVNKLLGAVEDIIKKAVKNILKAVKEKIDQARTSKISVSELGQQ
- a CDS encoding variable large family protein, with protein sequence MKINIKNINIKSICATLFISLFLSCNNSGEELEKLQKDKQFYSSIAKLGNDFLDIFTSFGEMSNSVLGFNTETKKSDVKDYFKNIEKSLTITRTTLDEIVANMEKENNRNASGTKAAVITLNDKLDNIIKGAKAVSDAIADASDPIGNVADASSPAGVEGKIESLIKGIKDIVDVVLKNEGNAEAGDDKKAENLTKRTGGTTAGEAGKLFDNSTHAGDAANSKKAAADAVKAVGAVTGADILKAMIKSSGDNKKDGIIAGTITLRAMAKDGKFAGPNSKTDEAADAIKGAAISAVTKALSTLTIAIRKTIDEGLKEVKKAMKINPDDTPVISDNNISETKK
- a CDS encoding variable large family protein — its product is MRIKSICATLFISLFLSCNNGIEELEKRNTFLSSLANLGNDFLNIFTSFGEMTGTVLGFNKDTKKSDVGKYFKKVQDTVQGTKDKLKEIVANMEKENNPNADAVKKEVEKLVSEKLDTIIKGAKTVSDAIGTTGEDLLGNVAKAAASKAGGVPGTKVGELVEGIKGIVDVVLQGKGNSEAGDTKKAQESSSRSTGTDARKLFDGTASNIDSNAKDAANDASKAVAAVTGADILQAMVKDKGDAAKLAINNATVSGTSPIADSDARDVAIAGGIALRAMANGGKFANGQTNDIAALVQGIAVSAVAKVLNTLTIAIRNTIDTGLKTVKEAMKINPEATPVTTEAAGTVTK